CTCGACTACCTCGATATCACTGTAAGAAACCCGGAGGATCTCGAGCGGAAGCTCGATCTTCCGGTACTCGGGATAATCCCGCTACGGGGTGGTCTCGTCGAAAGACAATCCGTTGGCTAAATCACTCAAATCCACCGCCAGCTACGCATCGCGCTCGTCCTGGGACACTTCGACGGCGTTCGAAGAGTCCTTCCGTATTCTTCGCTCGAACCTCTCGGTGGCTCTTGCCGACACGGAGCGCCCAACGGTGATCGTCACCAGTGCGAGTCCCGAAGAGGGCAAGACCCTGACGTGTGTCAACCTGGCGTTTGCCTTCGCTGCGGCGGGACGCCGAACAGTCCTCGTCGACCTCGACTTGCGCCACCCGAACGCCCACCGTCTCGTCAACGCGCACAACGAATATGGTGTTTCGGAAGTGCTGCTAGGCAAGCGCAAGTTGGAAGACACGCTCCAGTACGTCGAGCTACCGGCACAGCCGAGCGGACTTCAGACCGGCCTCTACTTCCTCGGAACCGGGGCGGACGTAGCCAGTCCTGCCGAACTACTGGGAACTGGACGCACCTCGCGCCTGTTGAGCGGTTTGGCGGAGCAGGCAGACTTGGTGCTGATCGACACCCCACCTGTTCTGCCGGTTGCCGATACTCTCGTCATTGGGCGCATCGCGTCCGGCGCGTTACTCGTGACCGCTGCAAGGTCGTCATCGACGATTGCGGTGTCCAAGGCCAAGGACCTACTCATCCGTAATCAAACGAGGTTATTTGGTGTGGTCTTGAACAAGTTCCGCGCGAGCGACGCCTCATTTGGATTTGGCTACGGGTATGGGTACGGATCCGGTGCTTCTTCGGAACCCGAAGCAGTTGGCTCGGACACACCCAGCCGCAATGGAGCCGATTCCGCTCACATTCCTGGCACGTTGTAGCGACTGAGCCGCCAGCCATGGATGTTTTGGACCGTTTCCGAGAGGTCAAACGGGTCGCGGTGCTAGTCGAGAGATTCGGCCTGCTCCAGTCCGTGCTCCGTCTCCAAAGCAGGCGGCGGCTTCGCCGCCTGCGCCCCGGGGTCACGATCGTGATCGCAACATGGAACAGTGACGAGTTCCTTCCGATCGCGCTCAAAGGCATCCGTCGGTTCACCGATGCCACGACCCAGATTCTCGTGGTGGACAATCACAGCGATGTCAACCCCCGTCCGCTCTGTGATCTCTTCTCGGCGCGGTTGATCAGGCTGCCAGCCAACTTGCGTCATAGCGTCGCGCTCGACATCGGATTCTTGCTTAGCTCGACGGAATACGTGATGAGCCTGGACGCCGATGCATTCCCTTTCAGCGAAAGCTGGCTGCCGACCTTCTTGGAACCGTTAGGAAAGGGATTCGACGTCGTCGGCTGCGAATGTGCCCGAGAATACGCTCACCCTTGCTGTCTCGCGATGCGCACGGAAACCTTTGTCTCCGGAAGACACACCTTCAGGGCACAGGAGTCTCAGGATGGTGGGCATGAAGGGTGGAACGACGTTGGCGAGCTGATCAGCCGTCGCGCCGGACCGGACCGCGTAGCGATCGTTCCGAAGACCGATAGTGTCCATGGTGGCGAGTGGTTTGTTGGGGCAACATTCGGCGATGTCGTCTATCACAACGCCTACTCCTCGAGGCACCTTCATCTCCCGAGCCCCAACAGCGATGGTTTGGATCCTTCCGAGGATTTCGTCATGACCCGTCATTTCGCCCTTGACACATG
The Acidimicrobiales bacterium genome window above contains:
- a CDS encoding CpsD/CapB family tyrosine-protein kinase, which codes for MAKSLKSTASYASRSSWDTSTAFEESFRILRSNLSVALADTERPTVIVTSASPEEGKTLTCVNLAFAFAAAGRRTVLVDLDLRHPNAHRLVNAHNEYGVSEVLLGKRKLEDTLQYVELPAQPSGLQTGLYFLGTGADVASPAELLGTGRTSRLLSGLAEQADLVLIDTPPVLPVADTLVIGRIASGALLVTAARSSSTIAVSKAKDLLIRNQTRLFGVVLNKFRASDASFGFGYGYGYGSGASSEPEAVGSDTPSRNGADSAHIPGTL
- a CDS encoding glycosyltransferase, translated to MDVLDRFREVKRVAVLVERFGLLQSVLRLQSRRRLRRLRPGVTIVIATWNSDEFLPIALKGIRRFTDATTQILVVDNHSDVNPRPLCDLFSARLIRLPANLRHSVALDIGFLLSSTEYVMSLDADAFPFSESWLPTFLEPLGKGFDVVGCECAREYAHPCCLAMRTETFVSGRHTFRAQESQDGGHEGWNDVGELISRRAGPDRVAIVPKTDSVHGGEWFVGATFGDVVYHNAYSSRHLHLPSPNSDGLDPSEDFVMTRHFALDTWNEALGRWGPATWH